ggaaaatacgTCGGAACTTGACCAGACTGCAAGCGGACAGTCCTTTGTCTTCACCGGCATTAACCAGCCTATAACTTTCCATGGTGCCACAGTGGTGCAGTACATCCCTCCACCCTACCCGTCCCAGGAAGGCGCTGCTGTGAGTCCCAGCTACCTTCACCCAGcactcagctgctgcagtgctgttcCCCCCAGCGCCTCGCCGGTTCTCAGCCCAGGTTCTCCTCGCTTCTGCCCTGCCTACGCCCTGGATAACCTGGCTTTTACTGGAGATGAGAACTACACTACTTACCCTGCAGAGAACACCAGGAATCAGAGGTACATCTTTTGAACAGTGTGTTTGGACACAGGCTTCTGAATGTTTTAAGTACTATGCGTGGTTTCATAGGAAGCTACAGCTAGTTCAGGGTATTATCCTTCctcagacttttttttgtttttgttaggAATTTTTCTTGCGTGAGGAAACATACTTTTCCTGTAAAGTGTTTTTatacaatttaaatttaaattcacTTAAAAATGCCTTTCAATTTTCAGTCAACTAAATGTCTTTTAAGATATATATGCTCCTGTTTGTGGTGGTGTTTTTACGCTTATCTTACTTACCACCTTTAGTCTATTATGTGTACAGCCAGAGGCTTCCACTCAAATCACAACACATGAGTCAGCACAcaaacagcatttctgcaaCAATGCAAGAATCAGTCTGGTACCAGATGCTCTCGCTCCTGAATACGCCTGGTCACAACATGTTCCTCTCCCACTGTAACAAccttccagcccttccacttttcatatttttgagGCATAAACAAGATTGCTGATGTTGCACAGCAGTTTGTAGCTGCTCAAATTgtacacaaaataattttatatagtTCTTTCCTCTAGGAAAAATATTGTAATTATAGGAATTACTCATAATTATATCCTTTCTACAGCACAAGTCACTGTTAGTTCATTTATCAAAGTCTGTTTGAAAAACTGCTGACTGACCCATTGTCCTCAGCAATATGGGTGACAGGCATAGGGAGGGCGAAGACAAAGGTCACCTCCTGACACTTTTAAACTTCATGaaaaaaacacaggaaacaGCTGAATCTCAGTAGAACTTCATCTCATAGCATTTTCTCAAGAACCCAGGGAGTACTTTGCCCAGATAAGGCTGGGAAGATGAAGCACTGATATACTTGCATGTTCTGTGTTTGGTAAATTCTTTTTGCATCTGCTCCTCTTACTCTTTTCAGGCCAGAAGACAGTTCTGATGAGCCAGAAGGACTGCTGGAAGACTATGCCTGTAATAACTTGTCCCCTCCACGTTATGAGGAAATATACCCTCTGTCTTCATAAAATCATCACAGGCAAGAGACAACAATCCTAAGAGATGCCAACAAGAAtccaaaaaaatcttttctttaaatatttgtgtgaTAAGACAGTGTGAGCAAGATCTTGATATTGACACACAGTTCAGTATCACTGAAGATATTTAACTGatcccttccttcttctctgtCAAAGTTCACTAGCTCTTTGCGATGCAGCTTAATAGCAGAgctattaattatttaatagCAAAACTATTAATAGCAAAACCATTAAACTCAACAATATAAATCTATATTAGGATTCCCCAACAAGAAGCTTAATTTTCAGACTTGCTGAAACCAGCGTGAACTGTGAATGCACAAGATGTTTGTGGAAGATCATGATTGCTCCTGGACATTCAGCATCTTTAGAGAACACTTGATTTTCTCTTGATGTATTTTCATTCTTAATTGCTTGAGAAACTTCAAAAGTGCTCAAGTGTCTGATCCATGAAAGTGAATGTTATGTCTTAATTTTGTCTGATTCTTTAGACTAGCTTACTCATTAATAAGTCCAGTCTACATATTAGACTTCTTCTGCTTGGTTTACCTGTACAACTCAGTCCTGTTCCACAACCCTGTCCTGTAGACATTCTTTGGAGCATCCTGCTTGAGACAGAGCATCtcagaacagagaaaacaaatagtGACTTCTGCCCACTTTTACATAGATCTCTAAGAGATCCTGCATGCATCAAATTCAGTTAGTTCCCTTCCCCACCTGATGGGAGGTCTCCCACCAGTAGTCTAATAACTACTAGGTTAATGTCACTACAGAAAATGGCATCTTTCTGAAGCCTCTACAGAGGTGTGTGATCCTACCACTGTTAAGGACTGACaatcacagctgctgcacccaCACTCTGTGGGAGGGCTGTGATGGAACATCTGTGAGGTCCTTTCTTATTTGAATGTGGGTCTTAGGCACACAACCCAGGCTGCATGTTGCCCCCAGTGTGGGCTGTAGTGAATGTTCTTGCTCAGGTTCAGGTGGTTCCATGCATTGAATCCACAACAACTTGAGATTAGCTTATTTGATTAGAGAATGGTGTTGCTGAACACTAAGACTGTGGGTTTGATTCCTATATGAGGTATTCACTTAAgatttggacttgatgatccttgtgggcccCTTTCAATTAacaatattctgtgattctgtgaaatgtatTTACAGCTGTATTTAACAAAGGATAAGGTGTATTAGCTCTGAAATTTTGCCATCCAGAATGAAGATCCAAAAAAGCTTTCCTTGGGAGCTTTTTAAACCCCAGAGCAATGACAATGCCATAAGTccctacatttttattttatttttccacatatatttcaggttttgtttttgaaTGTGCCTAGAAGTGCGTCAGAGCTGGACAAGCTAGTATATCATTATGATGATCCCATGTCTTAGTTCAAGATAAAATAGGAGGAAACGTCCGAAATTAATGTGTCCTCTaatagaaggcaggtttcagcagcCCCTACCCACcaggttcagaaagaaatttcttggaggaaagtgaaaaaaacctgtttatttaacaagcaaagTCCATGCAGGAACAAAATGAATAATGTTAGATAATGAACCTTTTTGTTGTGGAGAAAACGTGGTAAATTCAGAGTCCTTTCTATAggtgtggctctgctctctccagagctggggtGCTGTGTGGGCCCCTCTAGGCCACGGTGCGGGGCCTCCTGGTGGTGATGTTCCAGACCAGAGCTGGACAGTCCCAGGAAAACTCCTTGCTTCAGCAAACGAACAAGAAACTAGCTAAAAAGCGAGAGAATGCatctctctgccctgctgcagagctgagagctggggaGAGAGCGAGCGAGTTATCTGTGTTTTTGAATACAGGCCgccttcccctctctctctcagaTCTGTCTTAAAGGTGCAACCCTACAATAGGGAATACAGTATCATACAGTGACCCCAGGACACCCTATTAGGTTTGCCTATCTCCCTCAGAGGGGTCAAACCAAAAGCTGATCTCGGCTCTCACCTGCTGGAGTGGGCACCACAAAAAACGCTCCAGAGGGCAATGGTCACTGTCCAAAGTAACCAAGCAGTGCACTGCTGGTGTGCCTGCAGGTCAGTCTTctggcctggcacagcacagctcaaaCCAGGTGTCCATTATGGAAGGCATCAACTTTCTCTTACTTTGAACACAGCTGTCTTGGCTCTTGCCAGATTCCATCCATTTGTGATTGATCCCATACCTGGGCGCTGGAGAAGCTTGGCATTTGAGCACAGATGGTTGCACACCAACCTGATGTACCTGACAGCTGGAAGTCTTAGAGTTTCTTTGCAGCTCCTTTAGCAATTAGGAGACATAGCTCTGGATGGAGATGTGCATTCAGAACACTGCCCAGCTGCATGGACCTTGCAGGTGCACACCTCCCTGTCCTGTATACTTAGAAGTTGCCAAGAAATAAAGCATTTGTGGGGAGCACAAAAAAACCACTGTGCTCCACAGTGATGGAAAAGACATTGACAGTGGTCGTATTTGGGACACATCATTTAAACAGACTCAAAGCTGGATTAGCAACTGCAGAAGCAGCTACTGAACAGTGACTGCAAACTTTGTGTGAGGTTTTTCTTGTTAGAGAAATATGGGACACACTGTTTTTCAGCAGTGATGGCCGGGTGTTAGCAGGTAGTTGGAGAAGGGGAGGCACGTGTAGTTGGAGAAGGAGAGACATGCTGTGTTCAGCATGACCTCTATGGGATTGAGTGAGAGAACAGAAGATCTAAAAATAAGTGCAAGTTTCTCTTATGGAAgtgtctttctccttttctggagTTTACACAGAGGTGAACTCATCCTCCCTCCACAGTAGGAAACTGGAAGGTCCCAAATCCCCAGTTAGTTCCACATGGACAGAGCCCTGCACTTAGCACTTAGTTCTGCTGACTCCAGCAAGCACTGCAGTAGCACAGGGGTCAGGCTTGATGGATCCAATTGCAGGACTGGGGTCAAAATTTCTGCCCAGTCACCCTCCCCCACAACAAGAAAATTCCTTCAGTCAGACACCACagatttttcctgctgctctttcctcctgccttcccccacccccccaacaTAAATTTCATGAGGTAAtcatatctttatttttattacatcaAATCATACAGAGTAAATATAAGAAAACCCAGAAGGTTGCACTGTGGACTCCATATTGATTTAAAGTTTACTTCTAGCAACACTATATTCAttgaaaataattgaaagaGCCCTGGGTTTCTCTTTAAAGAGAAGATTGAATATTAAGTTTAAATAGTGACATATTGAAATGATCTTGACTCGTCAGATGAATTCTGTCTGAATTCTGTGGGAGTCTTTTCATGCTCAACAGATATTCGAGAAACTCCAGGGTGATGACATTTCCCTGTTGTACTGAGTGCTGATCATCAATTTTAAGAACAGAGAGAAGTTCTGTaaaggctttttcttccttctcttccttccacCTTCTACtttcatcccttttttttctgttttaacagTCTTTTTAACTTTAGGGTTTTGGGGCTTGTTGGGGGGGGtatgtgtgttttctttgtttttaggatTTGGGggctgggttttttgtgttttactggGATGTAACCATCACATGAATTCACTTCTTAGCCCTATGATTTCTTTCTGCCCTATGATGAGCAAAAGAACAAACCTTTTTGGGTGAGTCTTCAACCAAGGTGAATTGTCACAGCCTTAGATTATACTGGTGTAACTGCACAAAGCACCTGGAAGACTGTATTTAAGATTTTTCTCAATCCACTTTTAATTTAAGCTGGTGCTTTTTAAGCAAAATTGCATTCTTCCACATTGCCTGCAATGCTAATGCAGACCTGCAGAATGCTGGGGTTTTAATAGTTTAAGGTGTCTTGCATTCTAGTCATAGTGACAGAACACCGTATGTATTTTCAGCTATGTAACCCTGCATGCGTTCTTGGGATTTTTCCTAATATAACTCTATTTATAAGATTTTGATCATAAACTGGTTAACATATGAAATCAGTAGAGCCATGTCTATTGATATGAAACTGAGCACGATCTATTCATTTCAGTAAAAACTCTGCGCAGAGCTTTTCTAAGTTCGAGGAGCTATTTCCAGATACTGAATGCCACATGCTGCAGCGTGCAAATTTCTTCTCAGATTAAAtccaaaatctgctttttaacACCGGCGCTGCCGTATCTGCGAGTGAGTACGGGAGTACACCAGGCACCGTTCTGTTTGCTGTGCTTTAGCAGCACTTCCCACAGCAGCCGAATTTCACCAGCTGTTCCCGTTCCCGACCCGGGTACTCCTGTGCGAGTGATGCTCCCCAGCGCAGACCACGCACGGGCGGGGGCGCTGAAGTCCTTCAAAGAgctatttttaaactgaatcGGGATTTAGGAAATCTGGGTCTccgggaaaaaaaataaacctttaagTAGGGCTCGTTCCTCTCCAGAGAGCCCTAGTGACGCACACGGCAGGCCCCAGCGCGGCGGCCCCTCCCCGCGGGGCGGATGCTGCAGCTTCCATCCCGCGTGGAGCCCGAGCCCCCGCTCCCGCGGGGCCGTGTCCCAGCTGGACCGCGGCCGAGGGGCTCCCCCCGGGCCGGAGCGGTGAGTGCCCGGCTGTCTCGCCGCGCCGGCAGCGCCAGAGGGTGCCGGGGCCGCCCGGGCGCAGCCGCGGCCGCGGAGATGCTGTGCCGGCGCGGCAGCTCCGCAGGCGCCGCCGGTGCCTGCTCTACTCACCCGCCCGAGTTAAAACTGTGTGGGTGTAAGGAGATCTGTTCCCCCACTGACTCGACGGGTGTCAGAAATGCACAGCCGACACTTTGTAAGCGGCCCCTCGTTGTGAGACACCCGGCGTTTGAGCCCGGGGAGCCCAAGCTTTTGTCCTTTGCTACGAATACTAAAGATGAAAAGTATCCTGTGCTCTCTCACAACCAAGGGTTGGcttattcaagaaaaaaatactcgTGAAAGACCCAGTGAAATCGCCGAAGAGCATTGTACCCGTCCCCACTCTCACAGCAGGAGTGGAGACATCTGGAAGGACTGCACAGTGCACTCACATGcacctccatctcctcctcctcaccgcTGTGACCTAATGGGACAGGCTTCTGTCTGCATGAAGGAGCAGGGGGGAGTCCAAGGGTCATTTGCGAAGAACTAGGGCATGCTGTTTGTATACAGCACCTACGGTAGTCTGTGCCTGCTGCAAGTATCGTTATTGGCTCCACTTTAGCTGTCAGGGTGAATAGACATCAACAGGACATGCTGAACATCGCTGttgctgctccatccccaaTGTGAATCAGTGTGTTTGTCAGAGAAGCATACAACAGAGCCAGGTGGGGGATCTCCTGGGCTGTGCCTGCATTagctgagcagcactgctcagcgGAAGTGGATCTGAAAGGGAAACAGCAGGTGCAGAGAACCCAGTGTCCAC
This genomic stretch from Corvus hawaiiensis isolate bCorHaw1 chromosome Z, bCorHaw1.pri.cur, whole genome shotgun sequence harbors:
- the TMEM174 gene encoding transmembrane protein 174, with translation MEQNNNNVEDFSLNVFSVTPCQPNRSDALVSDGDKAGTTLLFSGVFLGLVGITFTVMGWIKYDGITHLEWTQLLGPILLSVGVTFILIAVCKFNMLTCKPCKEREENTSELDQTASGQSFVFTGINQPITFHGATVVQYIPPPYPSQEGAAVSPSYLHPALSCCSAVPPSASPVLSPGSPRFCPAYALDNLAFTGDENYTTYPAENTRNQRPEDSSDEPEGLLEDYACNNLSPPRYEEIYPLSS